GTTTATTAGGTAATAGTAAAGAGGAATTGGAAGAAGCGTCTCGTGAATTTAAGAGCGAATTGGGTAAATTCTCTTCTCTTTATAATGTGATGGATAATAACCAGATTGGTTCGCAGGAGGTTATTGTGAAGTTGAAACCTTCAGCGTATGCTTTGGGCTTGAATGAAGTAATGGTAATGACTCAAGTACGCCAATCTTTCTATGGAGGATTGTCTCAACGTATTCAGAATGGAAGGGATGAGATTTGGTTCTACGTACGCTATCCTTTGGAGAGTAGACGTTCCGTTGGACAACTTGAAAAGATGATGATTCGTACGCCTAAAGGAATGTATCCTCTTTCTGAAATTGCAGAGATGGATATTCAAAGAGGATTGACCTCGATTAATCATTTTAATGGAAAAATGGAGATCCGTATTGATGCTTATATGGTAAATGAGAAAGAGTCGGTCCCTCCAATCATTGAAAAAATAGAGAACCAAATATTACCGAAAATATTGGCGAACCATCCAGGTGTCTCTTACATGCATCAAGGTCAGATCAAAGATGCAAAAGAAGAGTCTGGTAGTATTGTTTTGTCTTTTGGAATAGCCTTCTTTGTTATATGGATTATTATCATCATATTCTTTAGATCTTTCACTCAAGGTATGATGATCGTAGCGATGATTCCATTCGGTATTATTGCAGCTTTATGGGGACACTTTATCGAGGGTATTTCTTTCTCTTCTATGAGCCTTTGGGGAATGGTTGCATTGTCTGGTACTATTATCAATGATGCGGTGGTGTTACTTGATCGATATAATCAGAATTTGAAACGAGGGTTTCATATGATACCTTCTGTAATTGAAGCAGCCAAATCACGTTTCCGCCCTATTATGTTGACAACTATCACAACTTCTGCTGGACTTTTTCCTCTTATTAGAGAAACAAGTAGTGATACTGTCTTTATTAAACCGATGGCTATCTCACTGGCATATGGTATATTGATTGGAACATTCTTTATTCTAACAGTGCTACCTGTTTATATTGTAATTGCCAATGAATTCCGTCTGTTTTATGCTCGCTTAAAAGGCGATCATAGTGCAACTCCAGAGAGTGTCGAAACAGCAGTTCGTGATCAAAAGATCTCTGAAACTCTTGATAAGGCTATGGCGCGTGAGATTGATGATACTCGTAATGAAGATGATTTTGAATTGTAATAGAAGAACTCATGATAAAGAGAAATGTTAAATGTTTATTTGTGATTGTCCTTTTGGCTATCTCCCCTATAGTGGGGAGTGCCCAAGAGGCATTAACACTTGAGCAAGCTATTGAGATCGGGTTGAAAAACAATTTTGATATCCTGATTTCGGATAAAAATCTAGATATAGCAACCACCAATAATAATTGGGGTAATGCTGGACGTTATCCTACAATCTCCTTCTCGATGAAAGGGGATATTTCACCAATGTATCAGAAAGATCAAAACATGACTGTTTATAGTGCAAATGTTATGGCTAATGTGGATTGGGTCTTGTTTGATGGTTTTCGTGTTAAGATTACGAAGCAGAAGCTTACTGATTTAGAGTCACTCTCTGGAGGACAAGCTTCTGTTGTTGTGGAAGGTGTGATACGAAAAATTATTTCTGCTTGGTATTTAGCTCGAGTAGAGAAAGAAAAAGAGATCGTTAGAAAAGAGATGGTGACTTTATCAAAGGATCGTTATGATCAGGCAAAAAGATTGGCTGAGATGGGTTCTAAGACAAAATATGAGCTTCTACAAGCACAGAATGCGTGGTTGGAAGATCAAGGAAACTATCTTTCTCAAAAGGTGACAGCAAAGAATGCTAGGCGTAATCTTTCATATGTGATGGGAGAAGATTCAAGTAAATCAATATGGGGGGTTCAAGGTGAATTATCTGCAGAAGATAAAGATTTTGTGATGGCAGATCTTTTGGATAAGATGTATCATGATAATAATAACCTTAAAAATCAATATCTCAATCAGAAGTTGATGGTAGATGAACAAGGATTGGCTAAGTCTAAAATGTTTCCTACAATCTCTTTGAATGGGGCGATCACTGAAAGTTATAGTGAGTCTAGTCCACAACATCCTAATATGATCCCTGGTGTGACAACAAACCCTTCTGTTGGTATCCGTCTAAGCTATAATATTTTTAGTGGAGGAACCCGTAAACGCGCAATTCAGGTAGCCAAAATCAATAAAGAGATATCAGATCTCAAGATTGATGATATGAAGCTTTCTCTTGCGAATCAGTTGGGACAATACTATGATCTATATGATGTAAACAAGTCTCTCCTTCATCTGTCAGATGAGCAGGTGGGGGCTGCAAAGCTAAATTTAGATATATCGATTCAAAAGCTTCGATCTGGAGCCATTAATTCGTTCAACTTTCGAGATGTACAGGTGATGTATTTTAATGCCAAGACAGCGCAGTTAAACGCAATATACAAACTTCAGATGTCTTATGTGGACTTGGTAACTATTACAGGTGGCGTAATAGCGGCGTATAGTCCTGCAAAGTAATAGCGGTAGTCTTTTATCTAAATCCCTTTGTCTACATTTTTATGTAGCAAAGGGTTTTTTTTTCTCCTTTAAGACTTATTTGATTATTAAGCGTGAAAAATATAAATAATTATGTAACACATTTGCACTTTTGATGACTAACAACTTTGATGAAAAAAATGTAGAGTGAAACTCTGTCTATTAAAGTAATATGAAATTTTAAATCTATGAAAAGAATTGCGACGACATTGGGAATATTGTTTCTGTCTGTTTTTTCTGTACAAAGTCAGAATAAATCGATATCAGATAGATATTTGGAAGCTGGAAATTTAAAGAAAGCGATTGAGGGGTACAAAAAGGATTACAACTCCAAAGTTTCACGCTTTACTAAGAAGCAACGTGCTTATAAAGTTGCTAGAGCTTATGCATTTGACGGAAACCAAGACTCTACATTTCGTTATTTATACATTGCATGTAAAAGGGATAGTACTGTAAAAGTATTAAGAGATCCTGCTTTCTATTACTATTGGGGTAGCGAGTCTTGGATTACTTTTGAGGATATGATCATTGAGAACACCCAGAAGAAGTATGGGGAGTATAAGAGTCTTAAAACTTCGAAAGATTTATGGAATATACGTGCTACATGGGAGTTGTTAGATTATCAAAATCGTGTTCTTGAATTAAAAGGTCTTGGAAGTTCTTCTTTATCGAGATTTTTAGGAAGAGAAAAAATGCTTCTTGAGAAGGATCTTGCTGTATTTGTAACAAATTATGTGGAGAAAAATGGATGGCCCAAGGATAGTGAATTGGGACGTAATGCAACACTTGCTGCTGCATTGATTGTATATAATAGTAGCGCAGAGAAAATTCGAGAATACTTATCTGTTGTCAAAGCTTCTTGTGAAGCAAATGAAACACTTTGGGGGGTATATGCTTATTTGTATGACAAGTTGGCTCGTTATGAGGATCGTCCTCAGAAATATGGAACACAGATGGTACAGATAGATAAATCTCATAAAGGGTTGTATCGTGTAGAGTCAAGAGCAAACTTAGATAAATTAAGAGAGGAGATGGGGCTTCAGAAAATAGATAACATGCTTCTTTATGGAGATGATTTCTGGGGATTCTTTTAATTCGGATTCCATTTTAACCTATAATAATCCCCATCAGATAATCGAACGATTATTGGATGGGGATTATTTTTTAGACTATTATTGCTCCATCTCTTTTACCAAAGCATTGTTGTGTGCCCCCAAAACTTCTTGCTCTTATTTCTTTTATTGTGAAAAATAATGAATATTCATGTTAGTCGTAAATAGTTGTGTCTGTACATAATTGTAAAATGCAATCGTTTTAAAGTTTGTCATACAAACTTCTTTCTAGATGGAAGTCATTAGGCCTTAAAACGTTTTGTATGTTTATAAAAAAAACATAATAATATCTTCTGTGAATAAAAGTTAAGTACTAAAATATTTTCTATATTTGAGTAGCTAATCTATTTTTTAAAATGGAGAAATTATGACGGACGAAAGAAAAAATGAATTTAGTGAGGACAGAGATAGAGATCAAGCTAGGCAACAGGATCTTTACTCTCAGGTAGTGAAAGCTGGTAATAGAACCTATTTCTTAGATGTAAAGAAAACTCGTTACGACGATCCTTATATGGTGTTAACTGAAAGCAAGAAGAAGGTCGATCAAAATGGTAAGTTTTATTACGATAAGTTTAAGGTTTATCTTTATCAAGAAGATATGGACGAGTTTCGTTCTAAGATGGATAATATTGCCTCTTTTATGGAGGGGTATTTAGAGAAAAATCCTCGTAGTGAAAAAAGTAGAGTAAAGTCTTATCGTAAAAAGAATGAAGAGGTAAATTCTGAATCATAATTTATGATTTCTAGTTAATCTTTTCGAATGTTTAAGTAGTAAGATTTGGTGTCAATGTTATATTGATTTTCCCCCAAGAAAAAGGAGTTATGACAAATAACTCCTTTTTTTAGTATGTCGGGCATTGTAATAGTCTAGCAGAGTGCAAGTCTCTGTATGTGCCGAGTTGATAGGAAACATTAGCAATTGGCAAGGGTGTTGGAGGTGACTCCAGATCTGAAGGAAGCCATTAGCAAACTTGACGTATTGACGCACAGAAATCTGATATAAGGCTGACTTGGAGCGGGCAACCGAGCTATAGATTGGGAACGCCCGAAATTCAACCGTAACTCCATGCAGTAAATCAGGCGATACGCAAGGAATGTCTATTACCTTATCCCGAGAGATCTCACCACCTGTTGCACCCGTAACAAACCGAGAGGAGACAATCGGCCATAGGTACTTATAAGAGTGAGAAGTCAGCAGAAGACATAGTAGTTTTCTTTTTTTTAGGAAAACGAAGGTCTGAATCAATTAACGTAAGGAGCAGTCAGTCGAACGTTTATTTTATGGAGCATCAGCAAGACATAGCGTACCAATTAGATCTGTTCATGGAACGGAGGCTGGACACTATACACCAATATGGAGATCGTAAACACGTAGAGGGCGCGAATCTATCATTGGGGAAGCAAGTAAAACGAGTCAATAAACAAGGACGAGCCTTAGCTACCGACTTGATCGGTATTGTATGTTCGCACGATAATTTACATCGTGCATTTAAGCAGGTGAAACGAAACAAAGGAGCCGCAGGTATAGATCGAGTACCGGTTGGAAAATTTTCAACATGGTACGCCGAATATGGCGAATCAATGGTTGACAATATTTTGCTAGGTACTTACTATCCTCAATCCGTTCGGAGTGTTATGATTCCGAAAGCCAATGGAGGGGATCGCGAATTAGGTATCCCTACAGTTCAGGATCGAGTTATTCAACAAGCTATTTCTCAGGTATTAACTCCAATTTACGAGAATGAGTTTTCAAATTACAGTTATGGATTTCGTCCCAAACGTAGTGCTCATCAGGCATTAAAACAAGCGAGTGAATATGTTTCAGATGACATGTACTACGTTGTCGATATGGATATGAAGAGCTTCTTTGATGAAGTGAACCATGACCGATTGATATGGAAATTAAGCCATAAAGTAGAGGATCAACGCCTACTTTTACTAATCCGTCGTTACTTACAATGTGGAATTATGAAAGGGGGAGTGACATCTGTACGAATTAAAGGAACCCCACAAGGTAGTCCTTTATCACCACTTTTGTCAAACGTTGTACTAGATGAACTTGATAAAGAATTAGAATCTAGAGGTCATTGTTTTGTAAGATATGCTGACGATTTTAGCATTTTTGTTCGCAGCCATAGAGCCAGCGAGAGAGTAAAGAAATCGATAAGCAACTTTCTCACCTCTCAACTTAAATTAAAAGTCAATGAAGAAAAGAGTATCAGTTGTGAGAGTAGTAAAACCGAACTACTAGGCTACACTATCTTAAACAACGGAACACTTATCATTGGAAGATCTCGAACCGCGCGTCTTAAATCTAAGGTAAGAATGGTAACCAAACGTAACCGAGGACGAAGTCTGAAACAAGTTGTAGAAGAACTTAATCCTATCTTACGAGGATGGTTTAATTATTTTAAATGGGCAAGTTGCAAACGTATATTGAATGATATCGACGCATGGATTCGAAGAAAGTTAAGATGTTATCGATTGAAGCAATGCAAGAAAACGATCGCAGCAAAACGATTTCTGAATAATCTAGGAGTTCGGACATGGCAGAGTTGGATTCTAGCACTGTCAGGTAAGGGTTGGTGGCGTAAGTCAAGCAGTCCACAATCACATCAAGCAATGAGTTTGCAATGGTTCGATAAATTAGGGCTATACAATATGTCGATAAACTACGAAAAGTTCAGAGTTAATTGAAACCGCCGTATACGAGAGTGTGTACGGTGGTGTTAGAGGACGGGGGAGTAATCCCCCTACCTACTCGATTTTGTTCTGATATGGTGATTGAGAGTAGGGATCCCTGTGTTCTGGAGTCATAAAGAATGCTCTGATATTATTTTAATTTGGGAACCAATTGTTGTGTTTTGAGGATAAATAGAGTCTAAGAAAAACTATTTAAAAGTGTGAAGTAATAACGATTTACATCGAAGAGGTTTATTTAAGTTGGATAAAGGTTTGTAAGGTTTTCTTGTAACGCTCTTCTTGTTCAAAAAAGAAAAGAAAGCTGTTACAAGTATGGTTTAAATGGTATCGTTAGTAATTAGCGCTGGCATGCCATTTTTTTGATTTGCGCTATTTGATTGTCTATAGATTTAAGATAATCTCTTTTGTTCATGCCGTCAATCAACATGTTCTCATCGTGTTTTACAGCATCCTTTTTTAACATGTTGTAGTACTCTAGTGTTTCGAAGTATTCTTTTCTTCCCATTTATTTAAAAATTTAATTATTGATAGTATTTATCTGACATAAGATCAGATGTTTTAATCTGTTTTAAGTTATTACACCTAATTGTTATAAGAAGTCGTATTCTTTTCTGTAATATGTGATGTTGTCTTATTAGTCCACAGTTTTTTTAGGGAACTAGACGGTTTTATCCTGTCTGATAGAAAATACGAACTGTCCAACTTTAATTTGGGCGTGTTTGTTACTATTTGACGCCATCATTTATCTTTACAATCGAATCAATTGTGTGTTTTTTCACTCTTCTGTTTTTGAGAGAAGAAAGAAGTGATAAACATCGAAAAATGATGGAGTAGAAGTGGAGAAAAATCTCTTTAATAATGTATAACTTCTAACTTTATCGCAGTTTATTTTATGCGATATTGAGTACAAACATACAATAAAAGAATTATAATACAAGAGATGAGGGAGTTTTTTTTTGTTTTTTAAATATTTTGTATTCTCAAATCTTAGGAGTTTTAATGTAGTGCAGATGTGTTTTATCTGGTGCGTCACGAGGCGTGCGTTTAATATAAATTAATAAAAACCAAGTAGAATGAAAGAGTCTACCAACCCAATTTGCCGTTCAGGTTGAAGATCATATGACATGGTAATTTGGAAACAAATATCATGAAGCTCTTATGAATCGGACTTGTAGGCTGCATCAGTTAGGCTTCGTTAGACTAATTTAGCAATGGTCAACCTCCCAGATATGGTGAAACCTGTTACTCATACGTTAGATGTTAGAGAAGATAGATTATCTAATCAACGGCAAATGCGATGAGATTGCTCGGAGTAATATGATGTTGCATGTAAGTCAATGGTTGCGCATGAACGTGAGAGCCCCTAACATTACAGTAGTCCAGTAGATGAGGGAGTCGGAGATGTCTATATTTAGTGTATGATGCTTGAAAAGGTAAAAGCAAGCGTAGCGAAGGGACATTACTGTATAAATAAGATATCGAATAAACTAAGCTAGTCAGAATTGAGAAATGAATAAGTATCAAGAACAAGACGGAGCAACTGAGAAACAATGTTTGTTGTTTAAACGCAAGAAGCGAGAACTTCCAGATGCATAAAGAGTACTTGCTTTACAGCGGAATCTATATCGAAGAGCCAAACAAAGTCGAAAGAATAAGTTTTACGTACTATACGACAAAGTTTTCCTATTGTATATCCTGCGCGAAGCATGGGTTCGAGTACGAAGGAATAATGGTAGTGCGGGTGTTGATGGGATGCGTATAGAAGATGTTGAGCTTTATGGTGTAGACCGATACTTAGAAGAACTAAGAGAAGATTTACGCCAACAAACCTATCGACCAGAAGCGGTAAAGCGCAAGCTGATCGAGAAGGCAAATGGCAAGACACGTCCTTTAGGTATCCCCACAGTCCGAGATAGAATTGCACAGACCGCGTGTCTTTTGATCCTTGAACCGATCTTCGAGGCGGACTTTGATGAAAGCTCTTATGGATTTCGCCCAAAACGGAGCAGCAAAGGAGCGATCAGAGAGATAAAGGAACAATTACAACAAGGAAACAGGTCAGTTTATGATGCAGATTTAAGTCAATACTTTGATACTATCCCACATGCTAAATTGATGATTGCTTTAAAGGAGCGGATCACTGATCCAAGGATTTTACGACTAATTAAGAAATGGCTAAAAGTCCCCGTAAAATATGGCCACAAAATGACAGGCGGTAAAAGTAATCATTTAGGTACCCCACAAGGGGTCTTACCTATTGAATATTAACTTACTGAAACACAGAGCAACATATTGTTTTTGAGTGCGTTGGTGAAATTGCTAAATTTACATTACCTTAGAATTAAGGGTTGAGTAATGTGTGTTGTTTCATTAATGTTTCATTAGATTAATTCAAGAATGATATGGCTTCTATAAAATTGGTACTGGTAAATAAGAATGCTGTTAATAAGTATAATATCTCTGTACAGATCTTAAGTAATAGGACTAAAGCGATTTTGAAAACGAATTATTATGTCGAAAAAAATCAATTTAAGGAGGGGCGGGTGAGAAATCATCCCAATAGTACTCTGATTAATAAACGTCTGGCTTCTATCCTATCTGATTATGAACAGAAATTGGATAAGATCTATGTTGAGCAGACTAAGATGACTGCAAAGGAGATTAAGGAGTATCTTTTGAATGTGTATGTTGAAGAGGTTGGAAAGAAGGAGGATGTGGAGTTGTTTTCTTATCTAGAGGAGTATATTGAGGAGTTGGATCGTAAATATAAGGCACTTCTTCTGGTTGATAAGAAAGCTTCTAAAGGTACTTGGAAGAATTATTCGATTTTATATAATAGCTTACGTAGATTTAAAGGGGATCAACGGGTACTATTTAAGGATATTAATAAAAGGTGGCTGGAGGATTATGAGCAATTTCTTCGGGAAAGTGGTGTTAATACCGGGATATGGACTTATATGAAGAGTTTGAAGCATTTGTTTAATTCTTTAATTAATTCTGAAGATCAAAAGTTAAGTGCTGAATGCTATCCATTTCGATATTATAGTATCGCAAAATTTAAGGGAAATAGTACTCCACGATTTTTGAATATTGAAGAGGTTCGATCTGTGATGCACTATGAGACGACCAATGAAAATGAGATTTTTGCTCGAGATACTTTTATTCTTAATTATTTGTTGATGGGGCTTAACTTCAAGGATATGTATTTTATAGAGAAGGATGATATCCAGGATGGACGTGTGCATTATACTAGGTCGAAGACTGGGGTTAAACATAGTGTGAAGATTGAACCAGAACATCTGGAGTATTTTGAGAGATTAAAGGGTGAAAAGGAGTTGTTTCGTTTCCAAGAGAAATATTCATCTAGAGATGCATGT
The Prolixibacteraceae bacterium DNA segment above includes these coding regions:
- a CDS encoding TolC family protein — protein: MIKRNVKCLFVIVLLAISPIVGSAQEALTLEQAIEIGLKNNFDILISDKNLDIATTNNNWGNAGRYPTISFSMKGDISPMYQKDQNMTVYSANVMANVDWVLFDGFRVKITKQKLTDLESLSGGQASVVVEGVIRKIISAWYLARVEKEKEIVRKEMVTLSKDRYDQAKRLAEMGSKTKYELLQAQNAWLEDQGNYLSQKVTAKNARRNLSYVMGEDSSKSIWGVQGELSAEDKDFVMADLLDKMYHDNNNLKNQYLNQKLMVDEQGLAKSKMFPTISLNGAITESYSESSPQHPNMIPGVTTNPSVGIRLSYNIFSGGTRKRAIQVAKINKEISDLKIDDMKLSLANQLGQYYDLYDVNKSLLHLSDEQVGAAKLNLDISIQKLRSGAINSFNFRDVQVMYFNAKTAQLNAIYKLQMSYVDLVTITGGVIAAYSPAK
- a CDS encoding PUR family DNA/RNA-binding protein; the encoded protein is MTDERKNEFSEDRDRDQARQQDLYSQVVKAGNRTYFLDVKKTRYDDPYMVLTESKKKVDQNGKFYYDKFKVYLYQEDMDEFRSKMDNIASFMEGYLEKNPRSEKSRVKSYRKKNEEVNSES
- a CDS encoding site-specific integrase gives rise to the protein MASIKLVLVNKNAVNKYNISVQILSNRTKAILKTNYYVEKNQFKEGRVRNHPNSTLINKRLASILSDYEQKLDKIYVEQTKMTAKEIKEYLLNVYVEEVGKKEDVELFSYLEEYIEELDRKYKALLLVDKKASKGTWKNYSILYNSLRRFKGDQRVLFKDINKRWLEDYEQFLRESGVNTGIWTYMKSLKHLFNSLINSEDQKLSAECYPFRYYSIAKFKGNSTPRFLNIEEVRSVMHYETTNENEIFARDTFILNYLLMGLNFKDMYFIEKDDIQDGRVHYTRSKTGVKHSVKIEPEHLEYFERLKGEKELFRFQEKYSSRDACNQTISTALKRICANLNIPAFAIGRSRYTWSTIAFNDLNINETVIDLALGHKVSHTLAGAYYIVKKVKLMDEANRQMIDYLFETGPFEKASE
- the ltrA gene encoding group II intron reverse transcriptase/maturase — encoded protein: MEHQQDIAYQLDLFMERRLDTIHQYGDRKHVEGANLSLGKQVKRVNKQGRALATDLIGIVCSHDNLHRAFKQVKRNKGAAGIDRVPVGKFSTWYAEYGESMVDNILLGTYYPQSVRSVMIPKANGGDRELGIPTVQDRVIQQAISQVLTPIYENEFSNYSYGFRPKRSAHQALKQASEYVSDDMYYVVDMDMKSFFDEVNHDRLIWKLSHKVEDQRLLLLIRRYLQCGIMKGGVTSVRIKGTPQGSPLSPLLSNVVLDELDKELESRGHCFVRYADDFSIFVRSHRASERVKKSISNFLTSQLKLKVNEEKSISCESSKTELLGYTILNNGTLIIGRSRTARLKSKVRMVTKRNRGRSLKQVVEELNPILRGWFNYFKWASCKRILNDIDAWIRRKLRCYRLKQCKKTIAAKRFLNNLGVRTWQSWILALSGKGWWRKSSSPQSHQAMSLQWFDKLGLYNMSINYEKFRVN